One genomic segment of Pseudorca crassidens isolate mPseCra1 chromosome X, mPseCra1.hap1, whole genome shotgun sequence includes these proteins:
- the LOC137216329 gene encoding melanoma-associated antigen D4 isoform X2: MAEGSYHKESEGYNVEDMDEGSDEVGEEDMVEGNDYEEFGAFGGYGALTSFDIRILRAFGSLGPGFRILANEPWELENPMLARTLLEAFRMDPETLANEPAARAANVARAASSNQAARAAAAAARATYHQVVANHSVATDQGSGGDTQPMTSAAEAQAATLETSLASPHSSQMLVKSEMATPGAPARSTQPQTSSRAQEAAAEGPSTACAFSQAPRASEMDATRPKTAFLGQNDVFDFTQPAGVSGMAFPRPKRPAPAQEAATEGPSAASGGPQAASAGEGAATRPKTTKSGKALAKTRWVEPQNVVAAAAAKAKMATSIPEPEGAAATSQQSAEPWARMGGKRTKKSKHLDDEYESSEEEREPPAVPPTWRASQPPLTTVRPQMAPRPPMALRSQVPSRHVLCLPPRNVTLLQERANKLVKYLMIKDYKKIPIKRSDMLKDVIREYDEHFPEIIERATYTLEKKFGIHLKEIDKEEHLYILVCTRDSSARLLGKTKDTPRLSLLLVILGVIFMNGNRASEAVLWEALRKMGLRPGVRHPFLGDLRKLITEDFVKQKYLEYKKIPNSSPPEYEFLWGLRARHETSKMRVLRFIAQYQNRDPREWRAHFLEAVDDAFKTMDVDMAEEHARAQMRAQMNIGEEALIGRWSWDDIQVELLTWDEDGDFGDAWSRIPFAFWARYHQYILNSNRANRRGTWRAGVSSGTNGAASTSMLDGPSTSSTIRTRNAARTSASFFSWIQ; the protein is encoded by the exons ATGGCTGAGGGAAGCTACCACAAAGAATCTGAAGGGTACAACGTTGAAGACATGGACGAGGGTAGTGATGAAGTCGGGGAGGAAGACATGGTTGAAGGCAACGACTATGAAGAATTTGGTGCTTTTGGAGGCTACGGAGCCCTCACCAGCTTTGACATCCGTATCCTCAGAGCCTTTGGGAGCTTGGGTCCAGGCTTTCGCATCTTAGCG AATGAGCCCTGGGAACTTGAAAACCCTATGCTGGCCAGGACTCTGCTGGAGGCATTTCGGATGGATCCAGAAACACTTGCCAACGAGCCGGCTGCCCGTGCTGCCAACGTAGCCCGGGCCGCCTCCTCTAACCAAGCTGCTCgggccgctgctgctgctgcccgtGCCACCTACCATCAGGTGGTCGCTAACCACTCAGTGGCCACAGACCAGGGCTCAGGAGGCGATACCCAGCCCATGACATCCGCTGCCGAGGCTCAGGCAGCCACCCTTGAGACAAGCCTTGCTTCTCCGCACAGCTCCCAGATGCTAGTCAAGAGCGAGATGGCCACCCCCGGGGCTCCAGCAAGGTCCACGCAGCCCCAGACATCCTCCCGGGCCCAGGAGGCTGCTGCCGAGGGCCCTAGTACGGCCTGTGCTTTCTCCCAGGCCCCACGTGCCAGTGAGATGGATGCCACCCGGCCCAAAACAGCCTTCCTGGGTCAGAACGATGTCTTTGATTTCACCCAGCCGGCAGGTGTCAGTGGCATGGCCTTCCCACGCCCCAAGAGACCTGCCCCGGCCCAAGAGGCTGCCACAGAGGGCCCCAGTGCTGCCTCCGGGGGGCCCCAGGCAGCCTCTGCCGGGGAGGGGGCAGCCACCCGGCCAAAGACGACCAAGTCTGGGAAGGCTCTCGCCAAGACTCGGTGGGTGGAGCCTCAGAACGTTGTGGCAGCAGCTGCTGCCAAGGCCAAGATGGCCACGAGCATCCCTGAGCCTGAGGGTGCAGCTGCCACCTCTCAGCAGAGTGcggagccctgggccaggatggGAGGCAAGAGGACAAAGAAG TCCAAGCACCTGGATGACGAATATGAGAGCAGCGAGGAGGAGAGAGAGCCTCCTGCGGTCCCACCGACCTGGAGGGCATCGCAGCCCCCACTGACAACTGTGCGGCCTCAGATGGCCCCTCGGCCCCCCATGGCCCTGAGGTCCCAGGTACCCTCAAGGCACGTACTGTGCTTGCCACCCCGCAATGTGACCCTTCTGCAAGAGAGG GCAAATAAGTTGGTGAAATATCTGATGATTAAAGACTACAAGAAGATCCCCATCAAGCGCTCAG ACATGCTGAAGGATGTCATCCGAGAATACGATGAACATTTCCCTGAGATCATTGAACGAGCAACGTACACTCTGGAAAAG AAGTTTGGGATCCACCTGAAGGAAATCGACAAGGAAGAACACCTCTACATTCTTGTCTGCACACGGGATTCGTCAGCCCGCCTCCTGGGAAA GACCAAGGACACTCCCAGACTGAGTCTCCTCTTGGTGATTCTGGGCGTCATCTTCATGAACGGCAACCGTGCCAGCGAGG CTGTCCTCTGGGAGGCACTACGCAAGATGGGACTGCGCCCCGG GGTGAGGCACCCATTCCTGGGCGATCTGAGGAAACTCATTACAGAGGACTTTGTGAAGCAGAA GTACCTGGAATACAAGAAGATCCCCAATAGCAGCCCCCCCGAGTATGAGTTCCTCTGGGGCCTGCGCGCCCGCCACGAGACCAGCAAGATGAGGGTGCTGAGATTCATCGCCCAG TATCAGAACCGAGACCCCCGGGAATGGAGGGCTCATTTCTTGGAGGCTGTGGATGATGCTTTCAAGACGATGGATGTGGATATGGCTGAGGAACATGCCAGGGCCCAGATGAGGGCCCAGATGAACATCGGGGAGGAAGCTCTGATTGGACGGTGGAGCTGGGACGACATACAGGTCGAGCTCCTGACCTGGGATGAGGATGGAGATTTTGGCGACGCCTGGTCCAGGATCCCCTTCGCCTTCTGGG
- the LOC137216329 gene encoding melanoma-associated antigen D4 isoform X3 codes for MAEGSYHKESEGYNVEDMDEGSDEVGEEDMVEGNDYEEFGAFGGYGALTSFDIRILRAFGSLGPGFRILANEPWELENPMLARTLLEAFRMDPETLANEPAARAANVARAASSNQAARAAAAAARATYHQVVANHSVATDQGSGGDTQPMTSAAEAQAATLETSLASPHSSQMLVKSEMATPGAPARSTQPQTSSRAQEAAAEGPSTACAFSQAPRASEMDATRPKTAFLGQNDVFDFTQPAGVSGMAFPRPKRPAPAQEAATEGPSAASGGPQAASAGEGAATRPKTTKSGKALAKTRWVEPQNVVAAAAAKAKMATSIPEPEGAAATSQQSAEPWARMGGKRTKKANKLVKYLMIKDYKKIPIKRSDMLKDVIREYDEHFPEIIERATYTLEKKFGIHLKEIDKEEHLYILVCTRDSSARLLGKTKDTPRLSLLLVILGVIFMNGNRASEAVLWEALRKMGLRPGVRHPFLGDLRKLITEDFVKQKYLEYKKIPNSSPPEYEFLWGLRARHETSKMRVLRFIAQYQNRDPREWRAHFLEAVDDAFKTMDVDMAEEHARAQMRAQMNIGEEALIGRWSWDDIQVELLTWDEDGDFGDAWSRIPFAFWARYHQYILNSNRANRRGTWRAGVSSGTNGAASTSMLDGPSTSSTIRTRNAARTSASFFSWIQQR; via the exons ATGGCTGAGGGAAGCTACCACAAAGAATCTGAAGGGTACAACGTTGAAGACATGGACGAGGGTAGTGATGAAGTCGGGGAGGAAGACATGGTTGAAGGCAACGACTATGAAGAATTTGGTGCTTTTGGAGGCTACGGAGCCCTCACCAGCTTTGACATCCGTATCCTCAGAGCCTTTGGGAGCTTGGGTCCAGGCTTTCGCATCTTAGCG AATGAGCCCTGGGAACTTGAAAACCCTATGCTGGCCAGGACTCTGCTGGAGGCATTTCGGATGGATCCAGAAACACTTGCCAACGAGCCGGCTGCCCGTGCTGCCAACGTAGCCCGGGCCGCCTCCTCTAACCAAGCTGCTCgggccgctgctgctgctgcccgtGCCACCTACCATCAGGTGGTCGCTAACCACTCAGTGGCCACAGACCAGGGCTCAGGAGGCGATACCCAGCCCATGACATCCGCTGCCGAGGCTCAGGCAGCCACCCTTGAGACAAGCCTTGCTTCTCCGCACAGCTCCCAGATGCTAGTCAAGAGCGAGATGGCCACCCCCGGGGCTCCAGCAAGGTCCACGCAGCCCCAGACATCCTCCCGGGCCCAGGAGGCTGCTGCCGAGGGCCCTAGTACGGCCTGTGCTTTCTCCCAGGCCCCACGTGCCAGTGAGATGGATGCCACCCGGCCCAAAACAGCCTTCCTGGGTCAGAACGATGTCTTTGATTTCACCCAGCCGGCAGGTGTCAGTGGCATGGCCTTCCCACGCCCCAAGAGACCTGCCCCGGCCCAAGAGGCTGCCACAGAGGGCCCCAGTGCTGCCTCCGGGGGGCCCCAGGCAGCCTCTGCCGGGGAGGGGGCAGCCACCCGGCCAAAGACGACCAAGTCTGGGAAGGCTCTCGCCAAGACTCGGTGGGTGGAGCCTCAGAACGTTGTGGCAGCAGCTGCTGCCAAGGCCAAGATGGCCACGAGCATCCCTGAGCCTGAGGGTGCAGCTGCCACCTCTCAGCAGAGTGcggagccctgggccaggatggGAGGCAAGAGGACAAAGAAG GCAAATAAGTTGGTGAAATATCTGATGATTAAAGACTACAAGAAGATCCCCATCAAGCGCTCAG ACATGCTGAAGGATGTCATCCGAGAATACGATGAACATTTCCCTGAGATCATTGAACGAGCAACGTACACTCTGGAAAAG AAGTTTGGGATCCACCTGAAGGAAATCGACAAGGAAGAACACCTCTACATTCTTGTCTGCACACGGGATTCGTCAGCCCGCCTCCTGGGAAA GACCAAGGACACTCCCAGACTGAGTCTCCTCTTGGTGATTCTGGGCGTCATCTTCATGAACGGCAACCGTGCCAGCGAGG CTGTCCTCTGGGAGGCACTACGCAAGATGGGACTGCGCCCCGG GGTGAGGCACCCATTCCTGGGCGATCTGAGGAAACTCATTACAGAGGACTTTGTGAAGCAGAA GTACCTGGAATACAAGAAGATCCCCAATAGCAGCCCCCCCGAGTATGAGTTCCTCTGGGGCCTGCGCGCCCGCCACGAGACCAGCAAGATGAGGGTGCTGAGATTCATCGCCCAG TATCAGAACCGAGACCCCCGGGAATGGAGGGCTCATTTCTTGGAGGCTGTGGATGATGCTTTCAAGACGATGGATGTGGATATGGCTGAGGAACATGCCAGGGCCCAGATGAGGGCCCAGATGAACATCGGGGAGGAAGCTCTGATTGGACGGTGGAGCTGGGACGACATACAGGTCGAGCTCCTGACCTGGGATGAGGATGGAGATTTTGGCGACGCCTGGTCCAGGATCCCCTTCGCCTTCTGGG
- the LOC137216329 gene encoding melanoma-associated antigen D4 isoform X1 codes for MAEGSYHKESEGYNVEDMDEGSDEVGEEDMVEGNDYEEFGAFGGYGALTSFDIRILRAFGSLGPGFRILANEPWELENPMLARTLLEAFRMDPETLANEPAARAANVARAASSNQAARAAAAAARATYHQVVANHSVATDQGSGGDTQPMTSAAEAQAATLETSLASPHSSQMLVKSEMATPGAPARSTQPQTSSRAQEAAAEGPSTACAFSQAPRASEMDATRPKTAFLGQNDVFDFTQPAGVSGMAFPRPKRPAPAQEAATEGPSAASGGPQAASAGEGAATRPKTTKSGKALAKTRWVEPQNVVAAAAAKAKMATSIPEPEGAAATSQQSAEPWARMGGKRTKKSKHLDDEYESSEEEREPPAVPPTWRASQPPLTTVRPQMAPRPPMALRSQVPSRHVLCLPPRNVTLLQERANKLVKYLMIKDYKKIPIKRSDMLKDVIREYDEHFPEIIERATYTLEKKFGIHLKEIDKEEHLYILVCTRDSSARLLGKTKDTPRLSLLLVILGVIFMNGNRASEAVLWEALRKMGLRPGVRHPFLGDLRKLITEDFVKQKYLEYKKIPNSSPPEYEFLWGLRARHETSKMRVLRFIAQYQNRDPREWRAHFLEAVDDAFKTMDVDMAEEHARAQMRAQMNIGEEALIGRWSWDDIQVELLTWDEDGDFGDAWSRIPFAFWARYHQYILNSNRANRRGTWRAGVSSGTNGAASTSMLDGPSTSSTIRTRNAARTSASFFSWIQQR; via the exons ATGGCTGAGGGAAGCTACCACAAAGAATCTGAAGGGTACAACGTTGAAGACATGGACGAGGGTAGTGATGAAGTCGGGGAGGAAGACATGGTTGAAGGCAACGACTATGAAGAATTTGGTGCTTTTGGAGGCTACGGAGCCCTCACCAGCTTTGACATCCGTATCCTCAGAGCCTTTGGGAGCTTGGGTCCAGGCTTTCGCATCTTAGCG AATGAGCCCTGGGAACTTGAAAACCCTATGCTGGCCAGGACTCTGCTGGAGGCATTTCGGATGGATCCAGAAACACTTGCCAACGAGCCGGCTGCCCGTGCTGCCAACGTAGCCCGGGCCGCCTCCTCTAACCAAGCTGCTCgggccgctgctgctgctgcccgtGCCACCTACCATCAGGTGGTCGCTAACCACTCAGTGGCCACAGACCAGGGCTCAGGAGGCGATACCCAGCCCATGACATCCGCTGCCGAGGCTCAGGCAGCCACCCTTGAGACAAGCCTTGCTTCTCCGCACAGCTCCCAGATGCTAGTCAAGAGCGAGATGGCCACCCCCGGGGCTCCAGCAAGGTCCACGCAGCCCCAGACATCCTCCCGGGCCCAGGAGGCTGCTGCCGAGGGCCCTAGTACGGCCTGTGCTTTCTCCCAGGCCCCACGTGCCAGTGAGATGGATGCCACCCGGCCCAAAACAGCCTTCCTGGGTCAGAACGATGTCTTTGATTTCACCCAGCCGGCAGGTGTCAGTGGCATGGCCTTCCCACGCCCCAAGAGACCTGCCCCGGCCCAAGAGGCTGCCACAGAGGGCCCCAGTGCTGCCTCCGGGGGGCCCCAGGCAGCCTCTGCCGGGGAGGGGGCAGCCACCCGGCCAAAGACGACCAAGTCTGGGAAGGCTCTCGCCAAGACTCGGTGGGTGGAGCCTCAGAACGTTGTGGCAGCAGCTGCTGCCAAGGCCAAGATGGCCACGAGCATCCCTGAGCCTGAGGGTGCAGCTGCCACCTCTCAGCAGAGTGcggagccctgggccaggatggGAGGCAAGAGGACAAAGAAG TCCAAGCACCTGGATGACGAATATGAGAGCAGCGAGGAGGAGAGAGAGCCTCCTGCGGTCCCACCGACCTGGAGGGCATCGCAGCCCCCACTGACAACTGTGCGGCCTCAGATGGCCCCTCGGCCCCCCATGGCCCTGAGGTCCCAGGTACCCTCAAGGCACGTACTGTGCTTGCCACCCCGCAATGTGACCCTTCTGCAAGAGAGG GCAAATAAGTTGGTGAAATATCTGATGATTAAAGACTACAAGAAGATCCCCATCAAGCGCTCAG ACATGCTGAAGGATGTCATCCGAGAATACGATGAACATTTCCCTGAGATCATTGAACGAGCAACGTACACTCTGGAAAAG AAGTTTGGGATCCACCTGAAGGAAATCGACAAGGAAGAACACCTCTACATTCTTGTCTGCACACGGGATTCGTCAGCCCGCCTCCTGGGAAA GACCAAGGACACTCCCAGACTGAGTCTCCTCTTGGTGATTCTGGGCGTCATCTTCATGAACGGCAACCGTGCCAGCGAGG CTGTCCTCTGGGAGGCACTACGCAAGATGGGACTGCGCCCCGG GGTGAGGCACCCATTCCTGGGCGATCTGAGGAAACTCATTACAGAGGACTTTGTGAAGCAGAA GTACCTGGAATACAAGAAGATCCCCAATAGCAGCCCCCCCGAGTATGAGTTCCTCTGGGGCCTGCGCGCCCGCCACGAGACCAGCAAGATGAGGGTGCTGAGATTCATCGCCCAG TATCAGAACCGAGACCCCCGGGAATGGAGGGCTCATTTCTTGGAGGCTGTGGATGATGCTTTCAAGACGATGGATGTGGATATGGCTGAGGAACATGCCAGGGCCCAGATGAGGGCCCAGATGAACATCGGGGAGGAAGCTCTGATTGGACGGTGGAGCTGGGACGACATACAGGTCGAGCTCCTGACCTGGGATGAGGATGGAGATTTTGGCGACGCCTGGTCCAGGATCCCCTTCGCCTTCTGGG